GGCTACCACTGCAACAAGTGCTGCTGGTAAGCTCTTGGCTTGGACTTTCAGTTTTaccaacacatggctaacctttgtCTAACCAGCGCTAGGCAACTGCTCTTTGCAAAAATGAGTTTGGAGTTACCTTTCTAACTAATAGGCTatgagtttacacttcctctttcaATTCaaatgtggggaggtcaaaataatcaaacaaatctattcattttaaaatgttgattacttctcctttccattcacctgatgataagacaagacaTGTCAAAAATTATATTTGCTAAAGTATGATGGGGTCCCTGGGTCGCCGttttgcctgggagggggtccctgggtcgccgttttgcctgggagggggtcccttggcaagaaaaggttgaagacccctggtcTAGTGTGATAGAACATTCCTCTGCCTCCTCACCTCATGTGGCTCTTCTTCCAGGTGATGATGTGGAACACAGTGGAGACCAGGAAGAGGGCACAAAGGCCCATGCCGTACACCCAGGCTGTGATCTTCTCCCAGCGGTCGTCTGAGAGCCGGTGCAGCAGGGCCATGCCCACAACGGCTGGTACGATGAGTAGCTGCAGGGTACAGACAAAGGGAGACAGATTAACATTACCAACTGTTGAAAACTATCATTGTAacatacactcagtgtagtttaTAATGATAGTGTTTTTGGTCAAATGTGTTTTCGCCATAACCCTATCAACACCAGGTAGAATTCCGTCAATAGAATTAAGCATGGGAAAAAGAGCAATTGAGGTCTGACATTTGAAAACCCGTctttgtacagtaggcctacacttaGGGAACGTGAACTCACCGCGTGAGTATAGCAGTTTGCAGCATGCTCATAGCAGGTGGGCTGGTAGCGGCAGTTAGCAGAGGCCCGCCTGTTCATGAACCTGAAACATACAGCAACATGCAGCAAGTGTTAGTGGGGCAGGTAGCGGGGAGGACTAGGGGCTGTTACAATACTGGTGTTGGAGGTTATCCTGATTCAGGGCTGTTCCCACACTGTTTCTGGGTTGTTCATGCAACAGTATGCCATGCCAATTGAAGGAAGCAGGAAAATAAACAGAAGACCAGAAACTGACATAACAGTACATCTCAAAGAAAAATAGCATATAACTAACACAAGAAGGCCTACTGGTACATTCACATTTTAGTGATtgacagaagaaaaaaattaaaGTTGTTTAGTTtcaggtcatttccatgtaaaaggacccatcaGCACAACCTGAAGTTTATGGAGCATATAACATTTTGTTCCAAGTGAAAGCTAAgagtctgtatttttttaaattaaggcaTAGTATcatttttcaacattttaaatcctaaaaatgtggaatatgcaaagctttgatttctggtcaccGAGAATGAAGtaaagttcagtacagtagagcacatgaGTAGCGTACCATATAATGTAATATACTCTTCTGGACTGAACTATACTGTGCTGTATTGAACTATATACTCTACTCTGCagcactatactgtactatacctttttactttactgtaatgtccaaacttgtgaaacatcgaCATCTATGATTGGTAGAGATGTGGTCCGGTCTGGACCAACAACATTTGGTCATGTATAGAGGCAGAGCTCAttagggttaaataaataaataaaataacattttgaataatagccagtgtgtagaataatactcaaacatgcaaaggaggatattacatttttctacctTTGTATAGGACACTTCAAcatgaagagaatgatattcataattatacatttctgtatagtacagaccCATGATGTCAATCTGTTACAGTCATTCTGTTACCGGGTATTGATCCACTTCACTtagtgtagttcaataaccaaaacagATTTGTTCATACTCAAGATGTCATATCATAGCTGAAACCTAATTCTTAATGCAatcatctttgaatcttaattcgaaGTACTTATTTAATACTTTTTGAAAAACGTGGTCACAGAAAAagtgagggagattttactgtaTATTCTGttacaaactttgcatctgcactgttcccaaataagtatttgttcaaaTGTTCAGTGGCAATTGTTAAAACTATACTTTTGCATATAGgtgtatgtttattttttgcATTCAATCGTTTTTGTTTGCcacacattttaaagtgagtCTCAGCGTCACTCTGATAACATGGAATTGCCCTTCATCAAGGACATATACCCATTATTTACAAAGCCATGATTGGACAATTATGGCGACTTG
This genomic window from Salvelinus sp. IW2-2015 unplaced genomic scaffold, ASM291031v2 Un_scaffold1383, whole genome shotgun sequence contains:
- the LOC112070654 gene encoding monocyte to macrophage differentiation factor isoform X2, with the protein product MRRVNSLQRFMNRRASANCRYQPTCYEHAANCYTHALLIVPAVVGMALLHRLSDDRWEKITAWVYGMGLCALFLVSTVFHIITWKKSHMRSVEHCFHMCDRVVIYFFIAASYTPW
- the LOC112070654 gene encoding monocyte to macrophage differentiation factor isoform X1; its protein translation is MLGLDLQKTSLRRFMNRRASANCRYQPTCYEHAANCYTHALLIVPAVVGMALLHRLSDDRWEKITAWVYGMGLCALFLVSTVFHIITWKKSHMRSVEHCFHMCDRVVIYFFIAASYTPW